A genome region from Arachis duranensis cultivar V14167 chromosome 8, aradu.V14167.gnm2.J7QH, whole genome shotgun sequence includes the following:
- the LOC107462455 gene encoding conglutin precursor: MAKSTILVALLALVLVAHASAMRRERGRQGDSSSCERQVDRVNLKPCEQHIMQRIMGEQEQYDSYDIRSTRSSDQQQRCCDELDQMENTERCMCEALQQIMENQCDRLQDRQMVQQFKRELMNLPQQCNFRAPQRCDLDVSGGRC; the protein is encoded by the coding sequence ATGGCCAAGTCCACCATCCTGGTAGCCCTCCTTGCCCTCGTCCTGGTGGCACACGCCTCCGCGATGAGGCGCGAGAGGGGGCGACAAGGGGACTCATCAAGCTGCGAGAGGCAGGTAGACAGGGTGAACCTCAAGCCCTGCGAGCAGCACATAATGCAGAGGATAATGGGCGAGCAAGAGCAGTACGACTCCTACGATATTAGGAGTACTCGATCCTCCGACCAGCAACAGAGGTGCTGCGATGAGCTGGACCAGATGGAGAACACAGAGAGATGCATGTGCGAGGCATTGCAGCAGATAATGGAGAACCAGTGCGATAGGTTGCAGGACAGGCAAATGGTGCAGCAGTTCAAGAGAGAGCTCATGAACTTGCCTCAACAGTGTAACTTCAGGGCACCACAGCGTTGCGATTTGGACGTGAGTGGCGGCAGATGCTAG